The Leadbetterella byssophila DSM 17132 DNA window TTCTCAATGGTCAATGCTTGTCCTTCTAGTTGGAGTTTTTGGGTCACTGAATGAGCATAGGGTGCTAAGATCCAAAGTAAGAAGTAAAGGATTAAGCCGAATACCAAAAACAGGCTGCCCAAGAAGATGATCCTCATTATTTTAACATCCATTTGGAAGTATTTGGCTAAGCCTGATGCTACCCCTGCTATAACCTTGCCTTCTGGATCTCTATAGAACTTGCGAACGCTAGGTTGATCTTCCAGCTCATTACTTACAGGAAGGAAGATCCATAGCGCAAGGTAGGTGATGATAAGCCCTGGTCCTACGCCTTCGCCTATAAGACCTAAAGCGAATACGATAAAGATCATTCTGGCCCAGATTACATCGAATTTATATCGGTAAGCTAGTCCGGCCAGGACACCACCTAGAGCTTTTCTTTTGCCATCTCTAAACCATTTTTCTCTTGTAACGGTATTCTCAGGTTTAATCTCAGGTTTGGGTGTCTGTAAATCCTCTTCCTCTTTTAAGGCTTCAAAGTCTGAAACAGAGCCCATAGAGGCTATCAAGGCTTGTACATCCTCCTTTTCAATAATGTCTGAAGATTCTGCGTAGAATTTCTCTGCTATTCTGGCTTCGATATCCTGGATGATTTCTTCGCAACTTTCATAGGTGGAAAAGTAGTTCTTGAGAGAACTTAAGTATTGGTTCAATTGCTGATATGCTTCTTCCTCTATGGTAAAGAAAAATCCGCCTATATTTATCTGTAATGTCTTTTTCATCTTTTTAATTTTTTGAAACAATGGCATTTACTGAAGATGAGAGTTCTTCCCATGTGCTTGATAGGGCTTTTAAGAAAATTTCCCCTTTCTCTGTTAGAACATAGTATTTTCTAGGTGGTCCGGAAGAGGATTCTATCCATTTATAATCCAGAAGTTCTGCATTCTTTAATCGAGTCAGAAGTGGGTATAAGGTTCCCTCTACCACCATAATTTTAGCTGTTAGTAGCTCTTCTAGAATTTCTGATGCGTAAACTTCTCCTCGTGAAATGATCTGTAGAATGCAGTATTCTAAGATACCTTTCCGCATTTGCACTTGTGCGTTTTCTAAATTCATACTGCTTTGAGGTTAAAGAATAATAGCTTTTTCGCTACAAATATAAACACAGTACTTTGTAATGCAAGATACTAGGCGAAATATTTTTTAAAGGGTATGGAATTTAGTGTAATAATCCCTTGTTTATTAGAGGCATGGATCCGATTTCAGAATACATAGCAGTTGCACTAGCCGCTACATTTAAGTTTGTGGGTGGTCCTGTGGCGGGAATAGCATTAGGCATGTCATTGATAGAGACCACGCTATGTTCCGCTGCGGGGATGATGTTAACGGTATTCTTGATTACGTACGGGAATAACTGGTTGAGGACTTCCAAATTCGGTGAAAGGTTACGTGCGATATTTGGTTTTACCTCCCTTAAAAAGAAGCGTAGAGTATTTACTCGAATGAACAGGTTGGCGGTGAAGGTTAAAGCTCGCCTAGGTCTTTGGGGAGTGGCGCTTTTGACTCCTTTTCTTTTTACCCCTGTTTTAGGAACATTCCTAGCTTTGAAATTTCGTTTTCCAAAAAATGAGATTCTTCAAAAAATGCTTATTTGTGGCTTAGTGGCCGGACTCATTCAAACGCTTGCACTGCATTATTTACGTATAATTTTCTGATTTACAAAGGTTTGGTTCTGTACTTGTATAGGGGAAATATTTGTCTATTTTTATGCTTAAAAAAAAATTGTAATTTTTTGTTAAAAAATTGTACAAAATTACTTTTTTATTTTTATCATTGTAGAGACAAGTAAAACCTTATATACAATAAATACATATGAATTTACCTTTATCTCCAGGTAGCAGATTTTACCTTTTTATCTGCCTGTTATTCTGTTGCACCTTGTCGGCAATTGCCCAGACAGAGGTCTCAGGTACAATTGAAGATGCTAAGACAAAGGAGCCCTTAGTAGGGGCAAGCATCCAAATAAAAGGAAAGGTCGCCGGGACCATTAGTGACATCCGCGGAAAGTTCAAACTCAGCACTAACACACCTGCTCCTTTTGAGCTTATTATCTCCTCAGTAGGTTATAAGCCACAAGAAGTGACTGTAGAGAAGAACGGAGTAAATCTGCACATCCTTTTGGAAGATCAAAGTATTCTAGGTCAAGAATTAGTGGTATCTGCCTCAAGGGTTTCTGAAAGTGAGATGAAATCTCCTGTTACCGTTGAGAAGGTAGATTTAAGAATGATCCGTGAGACCACCTCTCCAAACTTTTACGACGCTATGGGTAATATGAAAGGAATCAACCTGACTACCCAGGGTTTATTATTTAAATCTGTAAACATGCGTGGTTTTGGTTCTACGGGTAACCCTAGAGTGGTACAGATGATTGATGGTATGGACAATATGTCTCCTGCGCTGAACTTTGCAGTAGATAATATTGTAGGTATGCCGGAATTAGATGTGGAGTCAGTAGAGATCCTACCCGGTGCTGCTTCTGCGTTGTATGGTCCTAATGCCATCAATGGTCTTATATTAATGAACTCGAAGTCTCCTTTCTTATATCAAGGATTAAGCGCTACCCTGCGCGGTGGTGTGATGCATGAAGAGGGTAGAACTAAGGTGAATACTCCGTTCTACGATGCATCTATTCGTTTTGCGAAGGCCTTTAATGATAAGTTGGCTTTCAAAGTAAACTTTGCATACTTGACTGCAGATGACTGGCAGGCCAGAAACTTTACTAACTTAAACGTGGGTGGAGTAGAGAATGGCACCAGAGGTCCTGGTGTTGATTTAGACTACAATGGGCTTAACGTTTATGGGGATGAAGTTAGGGCAAATTTATCTACCGTAGCAGCAAGTATGGTAGAAAGAGGTTTGATTACCTCTCAGGCTGCCGCAATGGTTCCGAATGCTTTTGTAAGCCGTACAGGTTTCAAAGAGTCAGATATGGTGGATAGTGAGACCCACTCCATTAAAGGTAATATAGCCTTACATTACAGACCTACAGAGAAATTGGAAATCATAGGTCAATTTAATTCAGGCTACGGTACTACATTATATACAGGTACTGGTAGATACTCGTTAAAAGACTTTAATATATCTCAAGCCAAATTAGAATTGAAAGGGGATAATTTTAATCTTAGAGCATATACCACTAGAGAAAACTCCGGGGAGTCAGCTTTCTTAGGATTGTCATCTGTTCAAATCTTAAACCAAGTGAAGCCTCATGCTACCTGGTTCGGGGAATATGTAGGAGCTTACCTGACAGCCCTTCAATCAGGGGCAGTAGCTGATCAAGCTCATTTAGCCGCTAGATCTTATGCAGATCAAGGAATTCCTACAGGTGATGCACTAAAGGCTAAGGCAAAAGAATTCAATAATCTACCTATCGTTAACGGTGGAGGTGGATTCCTAGATAGATCTAACTTAGTGCACTTTGAAGGTCTATATAATTTCAAGAATGAAATTAAGTTTATGGACTTAATTGTAGGCGGTAACTATAGGGTGTATAATTTAAGATCTGAAGGTACTCTATTTAATGATATGGCGGAAGGTCGTGATGGTATCATCAAGATCAACGAGTACGGTGCGTATGCACAAGCCGGAAAGAGTTTTTGGAATGATCACTTTAAGTTAGTAGGTTCTGTTCGTTACGATAAGAACGATAACTTCGATGGGCAGTTCTCTCCACGTGTCTCCGGTATTTTCTCTTGGGCTAACAATAACGTCAGATTGTCTTACCAGACCGGTTTCCGTATTCCTACCACTCAAAACCAATACATCAATCTAAGGACTCCGGATGGTACATTGATAGGCGGATTACCTGAATTTGATCGTATTGCTGCTTATAACCTAGCTGGAGGTATTACAAAGTATACTTTGGATCAATTTTCTGCTAAAGGTTTGAACTATTTCGATGCAGAAACTCAAAGTAGTATCTTGGCAAAGGCGCAAGCACATGCTACAACGATCATTACTCAGCAAGTAACTCAGCAGGTAACTAATGCTGTAAATGCTCAGCGTCCGTTTATTGAGCAACAAGTTACTGCCGCCGTACAGCAAGCTGTAACCGCTGCCGTGACTCAGAGTGTTCAGGCCATGGTGGAAGCAGGTCAGCTTCCTGCCTCTATGGCGGAAGCTGCTATTCAGCAAGGTGTTGCTGCGCAGATGGCATCTGATCCGGTGAAACAGCAGATTGCAAGCAATACAGATGCTCAAGTTACTCAAGCTATTCAAACCAATATTGCAGGTGCATTACCAGGTGCTTTACAATCGAATCTTCCTGGAGTGACTTCTCAATTAGCTCCTGCATATGGAGTGGCGGCATTGCCTAAGTATCAGGCTAAGAAGTTGAAGCCAGAAAAGATTACTACTTATGAAATAGGTTACAAAGGCCTGATTGGTAAAAAGCTATTTGTGGATGCTTACTACTACTATAGTAAGTACGAAAACTATATTGGTGCTACTAGTATAGTGGTTCCGACTGCTCCATCGCCTGCAGTTCCTGGTCTTCCAAAAGAGTCTGGAATTGGTGCCGGTTTATATAATGGATATTCAAGGCCATCTAATACGGAAGAGATCATAACGGTTGATGGCTGGGCTGCTCAAATGAATTATTCATTGAACAAGGGATATAATGTCGGGGTTAATGTATCCCATAACAAGTTGAAAGGATTTAAACCTTCTCCTGAGCAATTATATGCCGGATTTAACTCTCCTGAATATACGTATAATGTGTCTTTCGGTAAGCGTTTGATCAGTGGTCAGAAGTTTGGATTTAACGTAAACCTACGTCATCAGACTAAGTTTACCTGGCAGTCAAGCTTTGGTGTGCCTACAGATGCAAACCAGGTGTTCTTTACAAACACCATGGTACCGGCTATTACGAACATAGACGCTCAGATCAGTGCTAAATTACCTTCTATTAAATCTATCTTGAAAATAGGTGGAACGAATATTGGTGGTAAACCGTATTTCCAAGCTTTTGGTAGTTCAATGGTGGGAAGTACTTACTTTGTGTCTCTATCCTTTGATGAGTTGTTCCAAAAATAATAAAAATGAGTGCCCGGGTTTAAGTACCGGGCACTCCTAAAATATCTTTGATCTTTTCACTTATCCTTTTGGGTTTTAGACTTGAAGGATCTACAGAAATCCACAAAGTTCTGGCTTTTACCAATAGCTTACCTTCGTCCCTGATTTCATAAGCTCTTTCACTACTTACCCCTTCTGCGGTATTGAC harbors:
- a CDS encoding PadR family transcriptional regulator, whose amino-acid sequence is MNLENAQVQMRKGILEYCILQIISRGEVYASEILEELLTAKIMVVEGTLYPLLTRLKNAELLDYKWIESSSGPPRKYYVLTEKGEIFLKALSSTWEELSSSVNAIVSKN
- a CDS encoding TonB-dependent receptor, with the protein product MNLPLSPGSRFYLFICLLFCCTLSAIAQTEVSGTIEDAKTKEPLVGASIQIKGKVAGTISDIRGKFKLSTNTPAPFELIISSVGYKPQEVTVEKNGVNLHILLEDQSILGQELVVSASRVSESEMKSPVTVEKVDLRMIRETTSPNFYDAMGNMKGINLTTQGLLFKSVNMRGFGSTGNPRVVQMIDGMDNMSPALNFAVDNIVGMPELDVESVEILPGAASALYGPNAINGLILMNSKSPFLYQGLSATLRGGVMHEEGRTKVNTPFYDASIRFAKAFNDKLAFKVNFAYLTADDWQARNFTNLNVGGVENGTRGPGVDLDYNGLNVYGDEVRANLSTVAASMVERGLITSQAAAMVPNAFVSRTGFKESDMVDSETHSIKGNIALHYRPTEKLEIIGQFNSGYGTTLYTGTGRYSLKDFNISQAKLELKGDNFNLRAYTTRENSGESAFLGLSSVQILNQVKPHATWFGEYVGAYLTALQSGAVADQAHLAARSYADQGIPTGDALKAKAKEFNNLPIVNGGGGFLDRSNLVHFEGLYNFKNEIKFMDLIVGGNYRVYNLRSEGTLFNDMAEGRDGIIKINEYGAYAQAGKSFWNDHFKLVGSVRYDKNDNFDGQFSPRVSGIFSWANNNVRLSYQTGFRIPTTQNQYINLRTPDGTLIGGLPEFDRIAAYNLAGGITKYTLDQFSAKGLNYFDAETQSSILAKAQAHATTIITQQVTQQVTNAVNAQRPFIEQQVTAAVQQAVTAAVTQSVQAMVEAGQLPASMAEAAIQQGVAAQMASDPVKQQIASNTDAQVTQAIQTNIAGALPGALQSNLPGVTSQLAPAYGVAALPKYQAKKLKPEKITTYEIGYKGLIGKKLFVDAYYYYSKYENYIGATSIVVPTAPSPAVPGLPKESGIGAGLYNGYSRPSNTEEIITVDGWAAQMNYSLNKGYNVGVNVSHNKLKGFKPSPEQLYAGFNSPEYTYNVSFGKRLISGQKFGFNVNLRHQTKFTWQSSFGVPTDANQVFFTNTMVPAITNIDAQISAKLPSIKSILKIGGTNIGGKPYFQAFGSSMVGSTYFVSLSFDELFQK